In Megalobrama amblycephala isolate DHTTF-2021 linkage group LG10, ASM1881202v1, whole genome shotgun sequence, one DNA window encodes the following:
- the LOC125276582 gene encoding uncharacterized protein LOC125276582 isoform X4 — translation MLAEDAWLYQRDFYLVDYLVVLNLPILLILSPVLQVAMLLRVILSPDNVRKISVPTPSSVEELCTCLCEKLQIEKGFTIQYEDPDFNNQLCNLHDISELPPEKATLRLHWELFLTPISVHSELTDPLADAESTLSVQPSTSATSSDSTQVASLLRSEHWPSKFPIPCFSYDVELKLQKANEEYEKNGKSLTVSRDILMEVLGKLAEAIYIFKAYPKDTDLKKVVSALIEKHPCLKRPGSETGCEGWTLSLKNKMQNYRQKLRELGCAELILNRRDASKQTLKRPRRSELNFLPDIPTGSDEEALENERKWMEEEVKKKDVNMRALNTKMDFTFSLRRREVVEDQPLVSTLKQRWPALFNEEQVYAEFRRINHLDLKSTFLTSLDNNSRGLLKLFRAKVIQRGDCDLETLLDNLDEQTRQAPPCTNHNAPNHRNTNHHHLHIIIPFITISI, via the exons ATGTTGGCGGAAGACGCATGGTTGTACCAAAGAGATTTTTACTTGGTTGATTACTTGGTTGTTCTAAACTTACCAATTCTGCTTATACTGTCCCCTGTCCTCCAGGTTGCAATGTTGCTGCGAGTCATTCTTTCACCTGACAACGTTAGAAAAATATCTGTGCCTACCCCATCCTCAGTAGAAGAACTTTGCACGTGTCTGTGTGAAAAATTGCAAATAGAGAAAGGCTTTACCATTCAGTATGAAGATCCAGATTTCAATAATCAACTTTGTAATCTGCATGACATCTCCGAGCTTCCACCAGAAAAAGCTACTTTGAGACTTCATTGGGAATTATTTTTAACCCCAATTTCAGTGCATTCTGAATTGACAGATCCCCTTGCAGATGCAGAAAGCACATTATCCGTCCAACCATCTACATCAGCAACTTCCTCAGATTCAACACAGGTCGCTTCTCTATTAAGGTCAGAACATTGGCCAAGCAAGTTTCCAATACCCTGCTTCTCCTATGATGTGGAACTAAAGCTTCAGAAAGCCAATGAGGAATACGAGAAAAATGGAAAGTCCTTAACTGTCTCAAGAGACATCTTGATGGAAGTGTTGGGCAAGTTGGCAGAAGCCATATACATATTTAAGGCATACCCAAAGGACACTGATTTGAAGAAGGTTGTATCTGCATTGATAGAGAAGCATCCCTGCCTTAAACGTCCTGGATCTGAAACTGGATGTGAAGGATGGACATTAAGTTTGAAGAACAAAATGCAGAATTACCGTCAAAAACTTCGTGAGCTTGGTTGTGCAGAATTGATACTGAATAGACGAGATGCAtccaaacaaacactgaaaagACCACGAAGATCTGAACTGAACTTTCTTCCTGACATTCCAACTGGTTCTGATGAAGAAGCTTTGGAGAATGAACGCAAATGGATGGAAGAAGAGGTGAAGAAGAAAGATGTGAACATGCGTGCTTTGAACACAAAGATGGATTTCACCTTCTCTCTTAGAAGACGTGAGGTTGTTGAAGATCAGCCTCTTGTATCAACACTCAAACAACGATGGCCAGCACTCTTTAATGAGGAACAG GTTTATGCAGAATTTAGAAGGATCAACCATTTAGACCTTAAATCCACATTCCTTACATCATTGGATAACAACTCCAGAGGCTTGCTGAAACTCTTCAGGGCAAAAGTAATACAGAGAGGCGATTGTGACTTGGAGACTTTGCTGGACAATCTAGATGAACAG acacgtcaggctccaccgtGCACCAACCACAACGCTCCCAATCACCGGAATActaatcaccatcacctgcacATCATTATCCCCTTCATCACCATCAGTATTTAA
- the LOC125276582 gene encoding uncharacterized protein LOC125276582 isoform X2 translates to MLLRVILSPDNVRKISVPTPSSVEELCTCLCEKLQIEKGFTIQYEDPDFNNQLCNLHDISELPPEKATLRLHWELFLTPISVHSELTDPLADAESTLSVQPSTSATSSDSTQVASLLRSEHWPSKFPIPCFSYDVELKLQKANEEYEKNGKSLTVSRDILMEVLGKLAEAIYIFKAYPKDTDLKKVVSALIEKHPCLKRPGSETGCEGWTLSLKNKMQNYRQKLRELGCAELILNRRDASKQTLKRPRRSELNFLPDIPTGSDEEALENERKWMEEEVKKKDVNMRALNTKMDFTFSLRRREVVEDQPLVSTLKQRWPALFNEEQVYAEFRRINHLDLKSTFLTSLDNNSRGLLKLFRAKVIQRGDCDLETLLDNLDEQMADLTVQRRATALRGLPFYFKEHGTICKTILSSEALEHHKVGMKMGILEVVSSNSSTSRSLSDVVNVAIVLEEEVVLENMGDFVSAFIVLFGMLYALNMEYNKDLRYTFEFIQKVFLNMGTECSKKVQTLMSKLLEN, encoded by the exons ATGTTGCTGCGAGTCATTCTTTCACCTGACAACGTTAGAAAAATATCTGTGCCTACCCCATCCTCAGTAGAAGAACTTTGCACGTGTCTGTGTGAAAAATTGCAAATAGAGAAAGGCTTTACCATTCAGTATGAAGATCCAGATTTCAATAATCAACTTTGTAATCTGCATGACATCTCCGAGCTTCCACCAGAAAAAGCTACTTTGAGACTTCATTGGGAATTATTTTTAACCCCAATTTCAGTGCATTCTGAATTGACAGATCCCCTTGCAGATGCAGAAAGCACATTATCCGTCCAACCATCTACATCAGCAACTTCCTCAGATTCAACACAGGTCGCTTCTCTATTAAGGTCAGAACATTGGCCAAGCAAGTTTCCAATACCCTGCTTCTCCTATGATGTGGAACTAAAGCTTCAGAAAGCCAATGAGGAATACGAGAAAAATGGAAAGTCCTTAACTGTCTCAAGAGACATCTTGATGGAAGTGTTGGGCAAGTTGGCAGAAGCCATATACATATTTAAGGCATACCCAAAGGACACTGATTTGAAGAAGGTTGTATCTGCATTGATAGAGAAGCATCCCTGCCTTAAACGTCCTGGATCTGAAACTGGATGTGAAGGATGGACATTAAGTTTGAAGAACAAAATGCAGAATTACCGTCAAAAACTTCGTGAGCTTGGTTGTGCAGAATTGATACTGAATAGACGAGATGCAtccaaacaaacactgaaaagACCACGAAGATCTGAACTGAACTTTCTTCCTGACATTCCAACTGGTTCTGATGAAGAAGCTTTGGAGAATGAACGCAAATGGATGGAAGAAGAGGTGAAGAAGAAAGATGTGAACATGCGTGCTTTGAACACAAAGATGGATTTCACCTTCTCTCTTAGAAGACGTGAGGTTGTTGAAGATCAGCCTCTTGTATCAACACTCAAACAACGATGGCCAGCACTCTTTAATGAGGAACAG GTTTATGCAGAATTTAGAAGGATCAACCATTTAGACCTTAAATCCACATTCCTTACATCATTGGATAACAACTCCAGAGGCTTGCTGAAACTCTTCAGGGCAAAAGTAATACAGAGAGGCGATTGTGACTTGGAGACTTTGCTGGACAATCTAGATGAACAG ATGGCAGACTTAACTGTGCAGAGAAGGGCTACTGCTCTTCGGGGTCTTCCTTTTTATTTCAAGGAACATGGAACCATATGCAAGACTATtctg AGTTCAGAGGCATTGGAGCATCACAAAGTTGGAATGAAAATGGGAATTCTTGAAGTGGTGAGCAGCAACAGTTCCACTTCAAGATCCCTCTCCGATGTGGTAAATGTTGCAATTGTCCTTGAAGAGGAAGTTGTCCTGGAAAACATGGGAGACTTTGTGAGTGCGTTCATTGTCCTCTTTGGCATGCTCTACGCACTTAACATGGAGTACAACAAGGACTTAAGATATACTTTTGAATTCATTCAGAAGGTCTTTTTGAACATGGGAACTGAGTGCAGCAAAAAAGTGCAAACTCTGATGAGCAAATTATTGGAAAACTAA
- the LOC125276582 gene encoding uncharacterized protein LOC125276582 isoform X1, translating into MLAEDAWLYQRDFYLVDYLVVLNLPILLILSPVLQVAMLLRVILSPDNVRKISVPTPSSVEELCTCLCEKLQIEKGFTIQYEDPDFNNQLCNLHDISELPPEKATLRLHWELFLTPISVHSELTDPLADAESTLSVQPSTSATSSDSTQVASLLRSEHWPSKFPIPCFSYDVELKLQKANEEYEKNGKSLTVSRDILMEVLGKLAEAIYIFKAYPKDTDLKKVVSALIEKHPCLKRPGSETGCEGWTLSLKNKMQNYRQKLRELGCAELILNRRDASKQTLKRPRRSELNFLPDIPTGSDEEALENERKWMEEEVKKKDVNMRALNTKMDFTFSLRRREVVEDQPLVSTLKQRWPALFNEEQVYAEFRRINHLDLKSTFLTSLDNNSRGLLKLFRAKVIQRGDCDLETLLDNLDEQMADLTVQRRATALRGLPFYFKEHGTICKTILSSEALEHHKVGMKMGILEVVSSNSSTSRSLSDVVNVAIVLEEEVVLENMGDFVSAFIVLFGMLYALNMEYNKDLRYTFEFIQKVFLNMGTECSKKVQTLMSKLLEN; encoded by the exons ATGTTGGCGGAAGACGCATGGTTGTACCAAAGAGATTTTTACTTGGTTGATTACTTGGTTGTTCTAAACTTACCAATTCTGCTTATACTGTCCCCTGTCCTCCAGGTTGCAATGTTGCTGCGAGTCATTCTTTCACCTGACAACGTTAGAAAAATATCTGTGCCTACCCCATCCTCAGTAGAAGAACTTTGCACGTGTCTGTGTGAAAAATTGCAAATAGAGAAAGGCTTTACCATTCAGTATGAAGATCCAGATTTCAATAATCAACTTTGTAATCTGCATGACATCTCCGAGCTTCCACCAGAAAAAGCTACTTTGAGACTTCATTGGGAATTATTTTTAACCCCAATTTCAGTGCATTCTGAATTGACAGATCCCCTTGCAGATGCAGAAAGCACATTATCCGTCCAACCATCTACATCAGCAACTTCCTCAGATTCAACACAGGTCGCTTCTCTATTAAGGTCAGAACATTGGCCAAGCAAGTTTCCAATACCCTGCTTCTCCTATGATGTGGAACTAAAGCTTCAGAAAGCCAATGAGGAATACGAGAAAAATGGAAAGTCCTTAACTGTCTCAAGAGACATCTTGATGGAAGTGTTGGGCAAGTTGGCAGAAGCCATATACATATTTAAGGCATACCCAAAGGACACTGATTTGAAGAAGGTTGTATCTGCATTGATAGAGAAGCATCCCTGCCTTAAACGTCCTGGATCTGAAACTGGATGTGAAGGATGGACATTAAGTTTGAAGAACAAAATGCAGAATTACCGTCAAAAACTTCGTGAGCTTGGTTGTGCAGAATTGATACTGAATAGACGAGATGCAtccaaacaaacactgaaaagACCACGAAGATCTGAACTGAACTTTCTTCCTGACATTCCAACTGGTTCTGATGAAGAAGCTTTGGAGAATGAACGCAAATGGATGGAAGAAGAGGTGAAGAAGAAAGATGTGAACATGCGTGCTTTGAACACAAAGATGGATTTCACCTTCTCTCTTAGAAGACGTGAGGTTGTTGAAGATCAGCCTCTTGTATCAACACTCAAACAACGATGGCCAGCACTCTTTAATGAGGAACAG GTTTATGCAGAATTTAGAAGGATCAACCATTTAGACCTTAAATCCACATTCCTTACATCATTGGATAACAACTCCAGAGGCTTGCTGAAACTCTTCAGGGCAAAAGTAATACAGAGAGGCGATTGTGACTTGGAGACTTTGCTGGACAATCTAGATGAACAG ATGGCAGACTTAACTGTGCAGAGAAGGGCTACTGCTCTTCGGGGTCTTCCTTTTTATTTCAAGGAACATGGAACCATATGCAAGACTATtctg AGTTCAGAGGCATTGGAGCATCACAAAGTTGGAATGAAAATGGGAATTCTTGAAGTGGTGAGCAGCAACAGTTCCACTTCAAGATCCCTCTCCGATGTGGTAAATGTTGCAATTGTCCTTGAAGAGGAAGTTGTCCTGGAAAACATGGGAGACTTTGTGAGTGCGTTCATTGTCCTCTTTGGCATGCTCTACGCACTTAACATGGAGTACAACAAGGACTTAAGATATACTTTTGAATTCATTCAGAAGGTCTTTTTGAACATGGGAACTGAGTGCAGCAAAAAAGTGCAAACTCTGATGAGCAAATTATTGGAAAACTAA
- the LOC125276582 gene encoding uncharacterized protein LOC125276582 isoform X3: MLAEDAWLYQRDFYLVDYLVVLNLPILLILSPVLQVAMLLRVILSPDNVRKISVPTPSSVEELCTCLCEKLQIEKGFTIQYEDPDFNNQLCNLHDISELPPEKATLRLHWELFLTPISVHSELTDPLADAESTLSVQPSTSATSSDSTQVASLLRSEHWPSKFPIPCFSYDVELKLQKANEEYEKNGKSLTVSRDILMEVLGKLAEAIYIFKAYPKDTDLKKVVSALIEKHPCLKRPGSETGCEGWTLSLKNKMQNYRQKLRELGCAELILNRRDASKQTLKRPRRSELNFLPDIPTGSDEEALENERKWMEEEVKKKDVNMRALNTKMDFTFSLRRREVVEDQPLVSTLKQRWPALFNEEQVYAEFRRINHLDLKSTFLTSLDNNSRGLLKLFRAKVIQRGDCDLETLLDNLDEQCVPRLRVSAPPSPVFSCSIQFRVSTICNHKRTVTITRLYHCSPASLCFPYLLTGYQ; this comes from the exons ATGTTGGCGGAAGACGCATGGTTGTACCAAAGAGATTTTTACTTGGTTGATTACTTGGTTGTTCTAAACTTACCAATTCTGCTTATACTGTCCCCTGTCCTCCAGGTTGCAATGTTGCTGCGAGTCATTCTTTCACCTGACAACGTTAGAAAAATATCTGTGCCTACCCCATCCTCAGTAGAAGAACTTTGCACGTGTCTGTGTGAAAAATTGCAAATAGAGAAAGGCTTTACCATTCAGTATGAAGATCCAGATTTCAATAATCAACTTTGTAATCTGCATGACATCTCCGAGCTTCCACCAGAAAAAGCTACTTTGAGACTTCATTGGGAATTATTTTTAACCCCAATTTCAGTGCATTCTGAATTGACAGATCCCCTTGCAGATGCAGAAAGCACATTATCCGTCCAACCATCTACATCAGCAACTTCCTCAGATTCAACACAGGTCGCTTCTCTATTAAGGTCAGAACATTGGCCAAGCAAGTTTCCAATACCCTGCTTCTCCTATGATGTGGAACTAAAGCTTCAGAAAGCCAATGAGGAATACGAGAAAAATGGAAAGTCCTTAACTGTCTCAAGAGACATCTTGATGGAAGTGTTGGGCAAGTTGGCAGAAGCCATATACATATTTAAGGCATACCCAAAGGACACTGATTTGAAGAAGGTTGTATCTGCATTGATAGAGAAGCATCCCTGCCTTAAACGTCCTGGATCTGAAACTGGATGTGAAGGATGGACATTAAGTTTGAAGAACAAAATGCAGAATTACCGTCAAAAACTTCGTGAGCTTGGTTGTGCAGAATTGATACTGAATAGACGAGATGCAtccaaacaaacactgaaaagACCACGAAGATCTGAACTGAACTTTCTTCCTGACATTCCAACTGGTTCTGATGAAGAAGCTTTGGAGAATGAACGCAAATGGATGGAAGAAGAGGTGAAGAAGAAAGATGTGAACATGCGTGCTTTGAACACAAAGATGGATTTCACCTTCTCTCTTAGAAGACGTGAGGTTGTTGAAGATCAGCCTCTTGTATCAACACTCAAACAACGATGGCCAGCACTCTTTAATGAGGAACAG GTTTATGCAGAATTTAGAAGGATCAACCATTTAGACCTTAAATCCACATTCCTTACATCATTGGATAACAACTCCAGAGGCTTGCTGAAACTCTTCAGGGCAAAAGTAATACAGAGAGGCGATTGTGACTTGGAGACTTTGCTGGACAATCTAGATGAACAG TGTGTTCCTCGTCTGCGTGTGAGTGCTCCTCCGTCTCCTGTGTTCTCCTGCTCTATCCAGTTCCGAGTCTCCACCATCTGCAATcacaaaaggacagtaactatcacCAGACTTTACCATTGCTCACCTGCTTCACTCTGCTTTCCATATCTGCTCACTGGTTATCAATAA
- the LOC125276582 gene encoding uncharacterized protein LOC125276582 isoform X6, producing the protein MLAEDAWLYQRDFYLVDYLVVLNLPILLILSPVLQVAMLLRVILSPDNVRKISVPTPSSVEELCTCLCEKLQIEKGFTIQYEDPDFNNQLCNLHDISELPPEKATLRLHWELFLTPISVHSELTDPLADAESTLSVQPSTSATSSDSTQVASLLRSEHWPSKFPIPCFSYDVELKLQKANEEYEKNGKSLTVSRDILMEVLGKLAEAIYIFKAYPKDTDLKKVVSALIEKHPCLKRPGSETGCEGWTLSLKNKMQNYRQKLRELGCAELILNRRDASKQTLKRPRRSELNFLPDIPTGSDEEALENERKWMEEEVKKKDVNMRALNTKMDFTFSLRRREVVEDQPLVSTLKQRWPALFNEEQVYAEFRRINHLDLKSTFLTSLDNNSRGLLKLFRAKVIQRGDCDLETLLDNLDEQNTDEDF; encoded by the exons ATGTTGGCGGAAGACGCATGGTTGTACCAAAGAGATTTTTACTTGGTTGATTACTTGGTTGTTCTAAACTTACCAATTCTGCTTATACTGTCCCCTGTCCTCCAGGTTGCAATGTTGCTGCGAGTCATTCTTTCACCTGACAACGTTAGAAAAATATCTGTGCCTACCCCATCCTCAGTAGAAGAACTTTGCACGTGTCTGTGTGAAAAATTGCAAATAGAGAAAGGCTTTACCATTCAGTATGAAGATCCAGATTTCAATAATCAACTTTGTAATCTGCATGACATCTCCGAGCTTCCACCAGAAAAAGCTACTTTGAGACTTCATTGGGAATTATTTTTAACCCCAATTTCAGTGCATTCTGAATTGACAGATCCCCTTGCAGATGCAGAAAGCACATTATCCGTCCAACCATCTACATCAGCAACTTCCTCAGATTCAACACAGGTCGCTTCTCTATTAAGGTCAGAACATTGGCCAAGCAAGTTTCCAATACCCTGCTTCTCCTATGATGTGGAACTAAAGCTTCAGAAAGCCAATGAGGAATACGAGAAAAATGGAAAGTCCTTAACTGTCTCAAGAGACATCTTGATGGAAGTGTTGGGCAAGTTGGCAGAAGCCATATACATATTTAAGGCATACCCAAAGGACACTGATTTGAAGAAGGTTGTATCTGCATTGATAGAGAAGCATCCCTGCCTTAAACGTCCTGGATCTGAAACTGGATGTGAAGGATGGACATTAAGTTTGAAGAACAAAATGCAGAATTACCGTCAAAAACTTCGTGAGCTTGGTTGTGCAGAATTGATACTGAATAGACGAGATGCAtccaaacaaacactgaaaagACCACGAAGATCTGAACTGAACTTTCTTCCTGACATTCCAACTGGTTCTGATGAAGAAGCTTTGGAGAATGAACGCAAATGGATGGAAGAAGAGGTGAAGAAGAAAGATGTGAACATGCGTGCTTTGAACACAAAGATGGATTTCACCTTCTCTCTTAGAAGACGTGAGGTTGTTGAAGATCAGCCTCTTGTATCAACACTCAAACAACGATGGCCAGCACTCTTTAATGAGGAACAG GTTTATGCAGAATTTAGAAGGATCAACCATTTAGACCTTAAATCCACATTCCTTACATCATTGGATAACAACTCCAGAGGCTTGCTGAAACTCTTCAGGGCAAAAGTAATACAGAGAGGCGATTGTGACTTGGAGACTTTGCTGGACAATCTAGATGAACAG aacacagatgAAGATTTTTAA
- the LOC125276582 gene encoding uncharacterized protein LOC125276582 isoform X5, translating to MLAEDAWLYQRDFYLVDYLVVLNLPILLILSPVLQVAMLLRVILSPDNVRKISVPTPSSVEELCTCLCEKLQIEKGFTIQYEDPDFNNQLCNLHDISELPPEKATLRLHWELFLTPISVHSELTDPLADAESTLSVQPSTSATSSDSTQVASLLRSEHWPSKFPIPCFSYDVELKLQKANEEYEKNGKSLTVSRDILMEVLGKLAEAIYIFKAYPKDTDLKKVVSALIEKHPCLKRPGSETGCEGWTLSLKNKMQNYRQKLRELGCAELILNRRDASKQTLKRPRRSELNFLPDIPTGSDEEALENERKWMEEEVKKKDVNMRALNTKMDFTFSLRRREVVEDQPLVSTLKQRWPALFNEEQVYAEFRRINHLDLKSTFLTSLDNNSRGLLKLFRAKVIQRGDCDLETLLDNLDEQCVPRLRVSAPPSPVVSCSIQF from the exons ATGTTGGCGGAAGACGCATGGTTGTACCAAAGAGATTTTTACTTGGTTGATTACTTGGTTGTTCTAAACTTACCAATTCTGCTTATACTGTCCCCTGTCCTCCAGGTTGCAATGTTGCTGCGAGTCATTCTTTCACCTGACAACGTTAGAAAAATATCTGTGCCTACCCCATCCTCAGTAGAAGAACTTTGCACGTGTCTGTGTGAAAAATTGCAAATAGAGAAAGGCTTTACCATTCAGTATGAAGATCCAGATTTCAATAATCAACTTTGTAATCTGCATGACATCTCCGAGCTTCCACCAGAAAAAGCTACTTTGAGACTTCATTGGGAATTATTTTTAACCCCAATTTCAGTGCATTCTGAATTGACAGATCCCCTTGCAGATGCAGAAAGCACATTATCCGTCCAACCATCTACATCAGCAACTTCCTCAGATTCAACACAGGTCGCTTCTCTATTAAGGTCAGAACATTGGCCAAGCAAGTTTCCAATACCCTGCTTCTCCTATGATGTGGAACTAAAGCTTCAGAAAGCCAATGAGGAATACGAGAAAAATGGAAAGTCCTTAACTGTCTCAAGAGACATCTTGATGGAAGTGTTGGGCAAGTTGGCAGAAGCCATATACATATTTAAGGCATACCCAAAGGACACTGATTTGAAGAAGGTTGTATCTGCATTGATAGAGAAGCATCCCTGCCTTAAACGTCCTGGATCTGAAACTGGATGTGAAGGATGGACATTAAGTTTGAAGAACAAAATGCAGAATTACCGTCAAAAACTTCGTGAGCTTGGTTGTGCAGAATTGATACTGAATAGACGAGATGCAtccaaacaaacactgaaaagACCACGAAGATCTGAACTGAACTTTCTTCCTGACATTCCAACTGGTTCTGATGAAGAAGCTTTGGAGAATGAACGCAAATGGATGGAAGAAGAGGTGAAGAAGAAAGATGTGAACATGCGTGCTTTGAACACAAAGATGGATTTCACCTTCTCTCTTAGAAGACGTGAGGTTGTTGAAGATCAGCCTCTTGTATCAACACTCAAACAACGATGGCCAGCACTCTTTAATGAGGAACAG GTTTATGCAGAATTTAGAAGGATCAACCATTTAGACCTTAAATCCACATTCCTTACATCATTGGATAACAACTCCAGAGGCTTGCTGAAACTCTTCAGGGCAAAAGTAATACAGAGAGGCGATTGTGACTTGGAGACTTTGCTGGACAATCTAGATGAACAG TGTGTTCCTCGTCTGCGTGTGAGTGCTCCTCCATCTCCTGTGGTCTCCTGCTCCATCCAGTTCTGA